The following proteins come from a genomic window of Trifolium pratense cultivar HEN17-A07 linkage group LG4, ARS_RC_1.1, whole genome shotgun sequence:
- the LOC123924482 gene encoding uncharacterized protein LOC123924482, with product FLYGFGGTWKTFIWRVMLTALRSKGDIVLTGASSGIAALFIPGGRTTDSRFCIPLNVDEFSAKLIIWDEAPMMHKHCFEVVDRTLKDIFNSVEEKNKHIPFGGKVVVFGGDFRQILPVIPKGIRSEVVHATINSSALWNFCEVLTLNGQTVDDVHTPEFLNTISTSGLPNHKLGLKVRVPVMLLRNLNKKLGLCNGTRLIITRLRKCALEEKIIPGSNIGDQVFIPRFSLTPSDVRIPFKFQRRQFPIMISFAMTINKSRGQSLKHVG from the exons tttctttatggttttgGCGGTAcatggaagacatttatctggagggtcatgttaaccgcattacgctcaaaaggtgataTAGTTTTAACAggtgcctcaagtgggatcgctgcattgtttatacctggcggtagaacaacagattcaaggttttgtattcctctaaatgttgacgagttttca gcaaaactcattatatgggatgaagcaccaatgatgcacaaacattgTTTCGAAgttgttgatcgaactttaaaagatattttcaactccgttgaagaaaaaaataaacacattcccttcggtggaaaagttgttgtttttggcggagattttagacaaattctaccagtaatacccaaaggtataaggtcagaagttgttcatgctactattaattcttcggctctttggaatttttgtgaagttttaacattga atggtcaaacagtggatgatgttcatactcccgaatttttgaacacgatttctacgtcgggacttccaaatcacaagttgggACTTAAAGTtagagttccagttatgctattaaggaatttgaataaaaaattaggattatgcaatggaacaagacttattattacgagattgagaaAATGTGctcttgaagaaaaaattattccaggaagtaatattggtgatcaggttttcatacctagattttctctgacaccatctgacgtgagaattccttttaaatttcaacgaaGACAATtccctataatgatttcttttgcgatgactattaataagagtcggggacaatctttaaagcatgttggg
- the LOC123924480 gene encoding uncharacterized protein LOC123924480 has translation MDMDIDSPETLIKCLRIRRHYYVELRNHPNHYRFYHCMLCKELNVDVESLVGHLKSDAHKKNLNLAKLTLLKRNINRWPFNDGVLLFDSSIKEEDMSYREKQEAFKNDSQGFKTFKDCLKAIDDDDDLAIEKFEYDPEIVNPRVKAYSSCFLIPAHGDTLKIGKSQIFGRYSSNEEIEKIWCEWIGKDDNDLTSVEVKDDDLIRVVIMRYGRGIANSYCGMCNKNFLDGRDVASLLEDPGTSFGKIVCCNSRARNKSSQRVFHSFHTSCLLQWILWCEYAQTMKVEGVNDIVNLFCPDCNSTGENGEECYSKFEMDTVKSKILEAKNEWTKNPERLQNSSIGLHFPLQTEDTEKEVKFLKLVQFYRAEYDPSYLTKVEASMT, from the exons ATGGATATGGATATCGATTCACCGGAAACCTTGATCAAATGTTTGAGGATTCGTCGGCACTACTATGTTGAGTTACGCAATCATCCAAATCACTATCGATTTTACCATTGTATGTTATGTAAAGAATTAAATGTAGATGTAGAATCTCTGGTAGGTCATCTTAAGAGTGATGCTCAcaagaaaaatttgaatttagcTAAGCTTACCCTCCTGAAAAGAAACATTAACAGATGGCCTTTCAATGACGGTGTTCTGTTGTTTGATTCTTCAATCAAAGAAGAAGATATGTCTTACCGTGAAAAACAAGAAGCGTTTAAAAATGACTCTCAAGGCTTCAAAACTTTTAAAGATTGTTTGAAAGCCATTGACGACGACGATGACCTTGCTATCGAAAAGTTTGAGTATGACCCTGAGATTGTGAATCCTCGTGTGAAAGCATATAGTAGCTGTTTTCTTATACCTGCTCATGGGGATACTTTGAAGATCGGAAAATCACAGATTTTTGGGAGGTATTCTTCTAATGAAGAGATTGAGAAAATTTGGTGTGAGTGGATAGGGAAGGATGATAACGACCTTACTAGTGTTGAAGTTAAGGATGACGACCTAATTAGAGTCGTTATCATGCGGTATGGGCGTGGGATTGCAAACTCATATTGTGGGATGTGCAATAAAAATTTTCTTGATGGCAGAGATGTTGCTTCTCTTTTGGAAGATCCAGGCACAAGTTTTGGGAAAATAGTATGTTGCAATTCGAGAGCAAGGAATAAATCGAGTCAACGTGTATTTCATTCTTTTCATACAAGTTGTCTACTCCAATGGATATTATGGTGTGAATATGCACAAACGATGAAGGTAGAAGGTGTGAATGATATAGTTAATCTTTTTTGTCCTGACTGTAACAGTACTGGTGAGAATGGTGAGGAATGTTATTCCAAATTTGAG ATGGACACGGTGAAATCAAAGATACTGGAAGCAAAGAATGAATGGACCAAGAATCCTGAGCGTTTGCAAAATTCTTCGATAGGGCTCCACTTCCCGCTGCAAACTGAAGACACAGAG AAAGAAGTGAAGTTCTTAAAACTCGTACAATTTTATCGTGCTGAGTATGATCCTAGTTATCTGACTAAGGTTGAAGCTTCCATGACTTAA
- the LOC123922913 gene encoding F-box protein At1g52495-like, which produces MAKLHLPEHLIYDILSRLPTKSIIRFMCVSQTWNSLIQDPYFTRLRRQNIDNLIFLVVCHKFDWSERINKFQPGIFVGNIPTHEDQGSLELNNSTHILTMPKIPSFDVHYVNGLICSYSRLYLYDPDNVIHIHICNPTTRQVVALPRDNNLDFYPKFLLRTNFGYDHLGDNYKVLNVIFTETDLFQELRILTVGDNVWRNVGHAIPFDLMSNIVKRIGTCVNGAIHWHLGHQRKALKGRYRGFDEDICHSYMMKYDIEEKDVFVLYE; this is translated from the exons ATGGCCAAACTACATCTTCCGGAACATTTAATCTATGACATATTGTCCAGATTACCTACAAAGTCTATAATTCGATTTATGTGTGTGAGCCAAACATGGAACTCTTTGATACAAGATCCTTATTTTACTCGGCTCCGCCGCCAAAACATAGACAACCTCATATTCCTTGTTGTTTGTCATAAATTTGACTGGTCTGAgcgaataaataaatttcaaccCGGTATCTTCGTAGGTAATATACCAACTCATGAAGACCAAGGGTCACTTGAACTAAACAATTCTACACACATTCTCACTATGCCCAAAATTCCCAGCTTTGATGTCCATTATGTGAATGGTTTGATTTGTTCATATTCTAGATTGTACTTGTACGATCCTGACAATGTCATACATATACACATATGTAACCCAACAACTCGACAAGTTGTCGCCCTTCCCCGCGACAACAATTTAGATTTTTATCCAAAGTTTCTTCTCCGCACAAATTTTGGATACGACCATTTGGGAGATAATTATAAGGTTCTTAATGTCATTTTCACCGAGACTGATTTATTTCAAGAATTGAGGATTTTAACAGTTGGTGATAATGTATGGAGGAATGTTGGTCATGCCATACCCTTTGATTTAATGTCAAATATAGTAAAACGTATTGGTACTTGTGTCAATGGTGCTATACATTG GCATTTAGGCCATCAAAGAAAGGCGTTGAAAGGAAGATATAGAGGATTTGACGAAGACATCTGCCATAGTTACATGATGAAATATGACATAGAAGAAAAGGATGTTTTTGTATTGTATGAGTAA